A single genomic interval of Spirosoma taeanense harbors:
- the lepB gene encoding signal peptidase I, with product MKTRFRSTKKVDQEGSQRKKSALREWGNSVLFAVVAATLIRFFTFEAFAIPTPSMENSLFVGDYLFVSKLHYGSRTPRTPLQVPLTHQKIWGTNIPSYSTAIQLPSYRLPGFSNVKNGDVVVFNYPPPKAGEPAYPTDLKTNFIKRCIGIPGDVVTIRLGQVYVNEKLVPAPPQSEANYFVETTEILDERFFRKYGIVNDYGSAEGPFINWQPLESFNALTQTTTLVGYRVNATQATIDQFKKFDWVKNVERMTVRPGERQSVYGSSAFNWNLDNFGPLTVPKKGMTVPINKETLAVYGPVIQRYEDNKIPVLTPTSLTIDGRPITSYTFKQDYYFMMGDNRHNSEDSRVWGFVPEDHIVGKAVFVWMSIDPVPADIWHKIRWSHLFSVVR from the coding sequence ATGAAAACCCGGTTCAGGTCAACGAAAAAAGTGGATCAGGAAGGTAGTCAGCGAAAAAAATCAGCGTTAAGAGAGTGGGGCAATTCGGTTCTGTTTGCCGTGGTAGCCGCCACCCTGATTCGCTTCTTTACGTTCGAAGCGTTTGCCATTCCGACTCCTTCTATGGAGAACAGCCTCTTCGTAGGGGATTATTTATTCGTCAGTAAGCTTCATTACGGATCTCGAACGCCTAGGACACCTTTGCAGGTTCCGCTTACCCACCAGAAAATATGGGGCACAAACATCCCGTCCTACAGCACGGCCATTCAGCTCCCTTCTTATCGTCTGCCCGGTTTTTCAAACGTTAAAAACGGGGATGTCGTCGTCTTTAATTATCCACCACCCAAGGCGGGCGAGCCAGCCTACCCTACCGATCTGAAAACTAATTTCATCAAGCGGTGTATCGGGATTCCCGGCGACGTTGTGACGATCAGATTAGGTCAGGTATATGTCAATGAAAAACTAGTGCCCGCGCCACCCCAGTCGGAGGCTAATTACTTCGTCGAAACCACGGAAATACTTGACGAGCGGTTCTTCCGGAAATACGGCATTGTCAACGATTACGGGTCAGCGGAAGGCCCGTTTATCAACTGGCAACCCCTTGAGTCCTTCAATGCCTTAACCCAGACGACAACGCTGGTAGGGTATCGGGTCAATGCAACCCAGGCTACCATCGATCAGTTCAAGAAATTTGATTGGGTAAAGAACGTAGAACGCATGACGGTCCGGCCTGGCGAGCGGCAATCCGTTTACGGCAGTTCGGCGTTCAACTGGAATCTGGACAATTTTGGTCCGCTGACGGTTCCTAAAAAGGGTATGACCGTGCCCATAAACAAAGAAACCCTGGCCGTTTATGGGCCTGTTATTCAACGCTACGAAGACAATAAAATTCCCGTCCTGACACCCACCAGCCTGACTATTGATGGTCGGCCCATTACGTCCTACACCTTCAAGCAGGATTATTACTTCATGATGGGCGACAATCGACACAACTCCGAGGATTCGCGAGTTTGGGGATTCGTTCCCGAAGACCACATCGTTGGTAAGGCGGTGTTTGTGTGGATGTCGATTGATCCCGTTCCCGCCGACATCTGGCATAAAATCCGCTGGAGCCACCTGTTTAGTGTGGTCAGGTAA
- the menB gene encoding 1,4-dihydroxy-2-naphthoyl-CoA synthase — MQSQYPWEVIKEYNEIIFSYYEGIAKISINRPHKRNAFTPLTVKEMSEAMELARQDERVGVVILTGEGGEAFCSGGDQSVRGHGGYVGEDAVPRLNVLDLQMQIRRIPKPVVAMVAGYAIGGGHVLHVVCDLSIAADNARFGQTGPKVGSFDGGFGASYLARIVGQKKAREIWYLCDQYDAQEALDMGLVNKVVPLDQLEETTIAWCRKMLEKSPIALRMLKASFNAELDGQAGIQQLAGDATLLYYLSEEAKEGKDAFLEKRKPDFSKFPKFP, encoded by the coding sequence ATGCAAAGCCAATACCCCTGGGAAGTTATTAAGGAATACAACGAGATTATTTTTTCCTATTACGAAGGGATCGCCAAAATCAGCATCAACCGACCGCACAAGCGGAATGCGTTCACGCCCCTGACAGTCAAAGAAATGTCGGAAGCTATGGAACTGGCCCGGCAGGACGAGCGCGTGGGCGTGGTGATTCTGACCGGCGAGGGGGGCGAAGCCTTCTGTTCGGGTGGCGATCAGTCGGTGCGGGGTCACGGCGGTTACGTTGGTGAAGATGCCGTACCGCGTCTGAACGTGCTAGATCTGCAAATGCAGATTCGGCGGATTCCAAAGCCGGTTGTGGCGATGGTGGCGGGCTACGCCATTGGTGGCGGGCACGTTCTGCACGTCGTCTGCGATCTGAGCATCGCGGCCGACAACGCCCGCTTTGGCCAGACCGGCCCCAAAGTTGGCTCCTTCGACGGAGGCTTCGGTGCCAGCTACCTGGCCCGGATCGTTGGTCAGAAGAAGGCCCGTGAGATCTGGTATCTCTGCGATCAGTATGATGCGCAGGAAGCCCTCGATATGGGGCTGGTGAACAAAGTTGTGCCGCTCGACCAACTGGAAGAAACAACCATTGCCTGGTGCCGGAAGATGCTCGAAAAAAGTCCGATTGCGTTACGTATGCTGAAGGCCTCGTTCAACGCCGAACTCGACGGGCAGGCGGGTATTCAGCAACTCGCCGGCGACGCGACGCTGCTGTATTACCTCTCCGAAGAAGCCAAAGAAGGTAAGGACGCCTTCCTGGAAAAGCGTAAACCGGATTTCAGCAAGTTTCCCAAGTTCCCGTAA
- a CDS encoding DUF2452 domain-containing protein — protein sequence MEEAKVVINPISPEKVAEEPGLLAYAHTAGGAVIRPEDKGKITGRAVSAMREQTDLQLSQLYRQMQLLAEQATAIRHRVEVSERIYAAQMNFEPVVGHTYYFYTRKNGTDVLSMIGPNEWGRKFPFERCLATVRMMADHTWDVQYHDVSHSE from the coding sequence ATGGAAGAAGCGAAAGTAGTTATTAACCCGATTTCGCCGGAGAAAGTTGCTGAAGAGCCTGGGTTGCTGGCCTATGCCCACACGGCGGGCGGAGCCGTCATTCGGCCCGAAGATAAAGGCAAGATTACCGGCCGGGCCGTATCGGCCATGCGCGAGCAAACCGACCTGCAGCTGAGCCAGCTTTACAGGCAGATGCAGCTGCTGGCCGAGCAGGCCACCGCCATCCGCCACCGCGTCGAAGTCTCGGAGCGGATTTATGCGGCCCAGATGAATTTCGAGCCGGTCGTTGGTCATACGTATTATTTTTATACCCGCAAAAATGGTACCGATGTTCTTTCGATGATCGGCCCAAACGAGTGGGGCCGCAAGTTTCCGTTTGAACGTTGCTTAGCTACGGTTCGTATGATGGCCGACCACACCTGGGACGTGCAGTATCACGATGTTTCACACAGCGAGTGA
- a CDS encoding QcrA and Rieske domain-containing protein — translation METILPASDGPTMPRHEFFRLVGTSVGTILLARCMAGCANDGAGDPNPSPEQAVDFVINLDEKVNENLKLKGGYVIIKNIIIAQTKDGQFVAVSAKCTHQGTQLVYKPTENQFYCPLHLSRFDITGKVVTGPASQPLIRYAVATLTNGTLRIQTMP, via the coding sequence ATGGAAACCATTCTTCCGGCCTCGGACGGTCCGACAATGCCCCGCCACGAGTTTTTTCGCTTAGTCGGCACTAGCGTCGGAACGATTCTGCTTGCCCGCTGCATGGCGGGCTGCGCTAACGACGGTGCCGGTGATCCGAATCCCAGTCCGGAACAGGCCGTTGACTTTGTCATTAACCTGGATGAAAAGGTCAATGAAAACCTGAAGCTGAAGGGGGGTTACGTCATCATCAAAAATATAATCATTGCCCAGACAAAAGATGGCCAGTTTGTAGCCGTTTCGGCTAAATGCACCCATCAGGGAACGCAGCTGGTGTATAAGCCCACCGAGAATCAATTCTATTGCCCCCTGCACCTGTCGCGCTTCGACATCACCGGGAAAGTGGTAACCGGTCCGGCCTCCCAACCCCTGATCCGCTATGCCGTGGCAACACTGACCAACGGTACGCTGCGCATTCAGACGATGCCATGA
- a CDS encoding AMP-binding protein yields the protein MILDPSAPENWPSGGPASSLTAYEAEALAFCRAWLSGQTTFTLHTSGSTGTPKPISLTRAQMRASAHLTGLTLGLLPGDTALVCLNIRYVAGVMMLVRGLELGLPMTILEPTSNPLADFRPTKSGSLSAPFAFSALVPLQLQTILEETPEKIPILNGMKAILVGGAATSPALEQALQVLTAPVYATYGMTETVSHIAFRRLNGPTATDVFTALPGVEMGTDERGCLHITSAATNFERIQTNDVVELVNPPTDSATRFRLLGRSDRIINSGGVKVQPERIEQLIETVLTSFGPVPRLFVAGLPDKRLGQRIVLVSEGKAIDDAPWANVQEAIRAQLGPYAVPKERLTVPRFAETPTGKIDRTATLAGYTS from the coding sequence ATGATTCTGGACCCCTCGGCTCCTGAGAATTGGCCGTCTGGCGGCCCGGCTTCCTCACTGACTGCCTACGAAGCCGAAGCGCTGGCCTTTTGCCGGGCGTGGCTGAGTGGACAGACAACCTTTACGCTCCATACATCCGGCTCGACCGGAACGCCTAAACCCATTAGCCTCACGCGGGCGCAGATGCGGGCCAGCGCTCACCTGACCGGCCTGACGCTTGGCCTGCTGCCGGGCGATACTGCCCTGGTCTGCCTGAACATTCGTTACGTAGCCGGGGTCATGATGCTGGTTCGCGGCCTGGAACTTGGCCTGCCCATGACCATCCTGGAACCCACCAGCAATCCCTTAGCTGACTTTCGGCCAACCAAATCTGGCTCACTTTCGGCTCCTTTTGCCTTTTCGGCCCTGGTTCCGCTGCAACTGCAAACCATTCTGGAGGAAACGCCCGAAAAAATTCCTATCCTGAACGGCATGAAAGCGATTCTGGTGGGCGGAGCCGCCACAAGCCCCGCCCTGGAACAGGCTCTGCAGGTCCTAACAGCCCCGGTGTATGCCACTTACGGCATGACCGAAACCGTCTCGCATATTGCCTTTCGTCGGCTCAACGGGCCGACGGCCACGGACGTATTTACCGCCCTTCCCGGCGTAGAAATGGGGACGGACGAACGAGGGTGTCTACACATTACGTCGGCTGCCACCAATTTTGAGCGTATCCAGACCAACGATGTCGTTGAACTGGTGAATCCGCCTACGGATAGCGCGACGCGATTCCGGCTGTTGGGTCGCTCCGACCGGATCATTAACAGCGGGGGCGTAAAGGTGCAGCCCGAACGGATCGAGCAGCTCATTGAAACGGTACTGACCAGCTTCGGTCCCGTACCGCGCCTGTTTGTAGCGGGTCTTCCTGACAAACGGTTGGGCCAGCGAATTGTGCTGGTCAGCGAAGGTAAGGCTATAGATGATGCTCCGTGGGCCAACGTACAGGAGGCAATCCGGGCGCAACTGGGGCCATACGCGGTTCCTAAAGAGCGGCTTACTGTTCCACGCTTTGCCGAAACGCCAACCGGCAAAATTGACCGAACGGCTACCCTGGCGGGTTATACCAGTTGA
- a CDS encoding class I SAM-dependent methyltransferase has product MKSSPTTGTDFDWIAPVYDALTFLIFGRKLHQAQLVHLGQIKAGAHVLIVGGGTGRLLEAVLAHNPAGSGQPPLSRILYLESSGKMLARASQRMIRKAQSGTVEFRLGDQTTLRSDERFDVIMTPYVLDLFTESTLKNSLISRLRSALKPGGCWIVTDFVRTNVWWQQALVWAMIRFFRLTANIETRRLADWQRLLAEARLKLQTRERRVAGMVTAEVWVDE; this is encoded by the coding sequence ATGAAATCGTCCCCAACAACCGGCACCGACTTCGACTGGATTGCACCGGTTTACGACGCGCTGACGTTCCTGATTTTTGGACGTAAGCTGCATCAGGCGCAACTGGTTCACCTCGGTCAGATTAAAGCCGGAGCGCACGTGCTGATTGTTGGGGGAGGAACGGGGCGGCTGCTCGAAGCCGTTCTGGCGCACAACCCTGCCGGTTCTGGTCAGCCACCACTGAGCCGAATTCTTTACCTGGAATCGTCGGGGAAGATGCTGGCCCGCGCTAGTCAGCGAATGATTCGGAAAGCACAATCCGGGACAGTCGAATTCCGGTTGGGCGACCAGACCACACTGCGCTCCGATGAGCGTTTCGACGTCATTATGACGCCCTACGTGCTGGATTTATTCACCGAGTCAACGCTGAAAAATTCTCTGATTTCGCGACTTCGCAGCGCCCTTAAGCCCGGCGGCTGTTGGATCGTGACCGATTTCGTCCGGACAAACGTCTGGTGGCAGCAGGCGCTGGTGTGGGCGATGATCCGTTTTTTTCGACTGACGGCCAATATTGAAACCCGGCGGCTGGCCGACTGGCAGCGACTGCTGGCCGAGGCCCGGTTAAAACTGCAGACCCGCGAAAGGCGGGTAGCTGGTATGGTTACGGCGGAGGTTTGGGTTGACGAATGA